A single region of the Alkalibacter saccharofermentans DSM 14828 genome encodes:
- the glmU gene encoding bifunctional UDP-N-acetylglucosamine diphosphorylase/glucosamine-1-phosphate N-acetyltransferase GlmU: MGNTIALILAAGKGTRMKSEIPKVLHKVAGKYMIQHVIDSCRKARADQIYAIVGHKKELIKEALGEQIKYISQDKQLGTGHAVMIAADNLPNDDTNVLVLVGDAPLISGVTLSELIKSHEEGKRSATVLAAAMDNPQGYGRIIKDGTGNLKKIVEQKDATSEELQVNEINSGMYCFKSDDLIMALEKLDNDNAQGEYYLTDVIEIMNDAGLKTGTWTTDEEDIKAVNSRVELAQVEKIMRRIINEKHMDNGVTFIDPESTYIHEEVIIGSDTVVYPGCIIEGATRIGSGCEILENTKILDCIIGDGVRIQSSTLAESKVGDHTKIGPYAYVRPGCEIGKNAKIGDFVEFKNVKFGDGSKASHLTYVGDGIVGENVNLGCGVVFVNYDGKKKHLTVVEDDAFIGCNTNLIAPVTVKRGSYIAAGSTITDTVPEDSLAIARCRQVNKEGYLLNK; the protein is encoded by the coding sequence ATGGGAAATACAATAGCATTGATTTTAGCCGCAGGAAAAGGCACTAGGATGAAATCTGAAATTCCAAAGGTGCTTCACAAGGTTGCGGGCAAATATATGATTCAGCATGTTATAGATAGCTGCCGGAAAGCACGGGCAGATCAAATATACGCAATCGTAGGCCACAAAAAAGAGCTTATTAAAGAGGCTCTTGGAGAACAAATAAAATATATCAGCCAAGACAAACAGCTGGGGACGGGACATGCTGTGATGATCGCAGCGGACAATCTTCCAAATGACGATACGAACGTATTGGTACTGGTAGGAGACGCCCCTCTAATAAGCGGTGTGACCTTGTCTGAGCTAATCAAAAGCCACGAAGAAGGGAAGAGAAGCGCCACAGTTCTTGCCGCGGCGATGGATAACCCCCAGGGATACGGCAGGATCATAAAAGATGGAACAGGAAACTTGAAAAAAATTGTTGAGCAAAAGGACGCAACATCAGAAGAGCTGCAGGTAAATGAGATAAACTCCGGCATGTACTGCTTTAAAAGCGATGACCTTATCATGGCCTTGGAAAAACTTGACAACGACAACGCCCAAGGAGAGTACTATCTAACGGATGTCATCGAGATCATGAACGATGCTGGCTTGAAAACCGGCACATGGACGACGGATGAAGAAGACATAAAGGCTGTTAACTCCAGGGTAGAGCTCGCGCAGGTTGAAAAAATAATGAGAAGGATCATAAATGAAAAGCATATGGACAACGGCGTTACGTTTATAGATCCTGAAAGCACATATATACATGAAGAAGTTATAATAGGCAGCGACACAGTGGTTTATCCCGGGTGCATAATAGAAGGTGCTACTCGTATAGGCTCGGGGTGTGAGATATTGGAAAATACCAAAATTCTCGATTGCATCATAGGAGACGGCGTCAGAATACAAAGCTCTACGTTGGCTGAAAGCAAAGTTGGAGACCACACCAAGATAGGGCCTTATGCATATGTCAGGCCGGGATGTGAAATCGGAAAAAACGCCAAGATTGGGGATTTTGTTGAATTTAAAAACGTGAAATTCGGAGATGGATCAAAGGCGTCCCACTTGACTTACGTCGGAGACGGTATCGTAGGGGAAAATGTAAATCTGGGCTGTGGCGTCGTGTTTGTAAACTATGACGGAAAGAAAAAGCATCTTACGGTAGTGGAGGACGATGCTTTCATAGGCTGTAATACTAACCTTATAGCTCCCGTTACAGTTAAGCGGGGCTCATACATAGCGGCAGGCTCCACAATAACGGATACCGTTCCCGAAGATAGCTTGGCCATAGCGCGTTGCAGGCAGGTAAATAAAGAAGGCTATTTATTAAATAAATAG
- a CDS encoding ribose-phosphate diphosphokinase, which translates to MDGKFQEMKIIAGNSNIQLAKEIADILGIPLTDSTVGAFSDGEISVNVNETVRGSDVFVIQSTSYPVNRNLMELLIIIDAMKRASAGRINAVIPYYGYGRQDRKAKSRDPITAKLVADLITVAGADRVITMDLHATQIQGFFDMPVDHMLGLPIIAEYYRSLNMEDMVVVSPDAGSVPRSRKLAELLEAPLAIIDKRRPKANVSEVMNIIGDIKDKNCILADDMIDTAGTICNGANALAKMGAKNVYAACTHAVLSGPAVERIEQSAIKELVALNTIDIPKEKCLDKYKILSAGPIFANAIERVHNGESLSSLFD; encoded by the coding sequence ATGGATGGTAAGTTTCAAGAAATGAAGATCATCGCTGGGAATTCCAACATTCAACTGGCAAAGGAGATTGCTGATATACTTGGCATACCTTTGACAGACTCTACAGTTGGAGCCTTCAGCGATGGTGAAATCTCGGTAAATGTCAACGAAACTGTCAGGGGATCGGACGTATTTGTAATTCAGTCCACGTCTTATCCGGTAAACAGAAACTTGATGGAGCTTTTGATCATCATAGACGCAATGAAGAGAGCTTCAGCAGGAAGAATCAATGCAGTCATCCCTTATTACGGGTATGGAAGGCAGGACAGAAAAGCAAAGTCCAGGGACCCCATAACGGCCAAACTTGTTGCTGATCTTATAACGGTTGCGGGTGCTGACAGGGTAATAACAATGGATCTTCATGCAACCCAGATTCAAGGATTTTTCGATATGCCTGTGGATCACATGCTAGGGCTGCCCATAATCGCTGAGTATTATAGGTCCTTGAACATGGAAGACATGGTTGTGGTATCCCCAGATGCTGGCAGCGTGCCTAGATCTAGAAAACTCGCTGAGCTTTTAGAAGCACCACTGGCCATTATCGATAAAAGAAGGCCGAAAGCCAACGTATCAGAGGTTATGAATATAATTGGCGATATAAAGGATAAAAATTGCATACTGGCTGATGACATGATAGATACTGCGGGAACAATCTGCAACGGAGCCAACGCATTGGCTAAAATGGGGGCGAAAAATGTTTATGCGGCATGTACCCATGCTGTATTGTCAGGCCCTGCGGTGGAAAGGATAGAGCAGTCTGCCATTAAGGAACTCGTTGCTCTTAACACTATCGACATCCCAAAGGAAAAATGTTTGGACAAATACAAGATTTTGTCGGCAGGACCGATTTTCGCAAATGCAATTGAAAGAGTTCACAATGGAGAATCTCTAAGCTCATTGTTTGACTAA
- the pth gene encoding aminoacyl-tRNA hydrolase, producing MKVIIGLGNPERKYDLTRHNIGFELIDYLGDKHKVSFKSKHRALMGEFRHAGEKVLLVKPQTYMNLSGECVKEIMDYYGLDTEDLLVAYDDIDLEPGKIRLRPKGSAGTHNGMRSIINHVQSDDIPRLRIGIGKPEFGDLAAYVLGRFSGEEKELMKKAVVEAAKAVESYVEKDVHAAMNLYNR from the coding sequence ATGAAAGTGATAATAGGGCTGGGAAACCCGGAAAGAAAATATGACCTAACCAGGCACAATATAGGCTTTGAGCTTATAGATTACCTGGGGGACAAGCACAAGGTGTCCTTTAAATCAAAGCATAGGGCGTTGATGGGAGAGTTTAGGCATGCAGGAGAAAAAGTGCTGTTAGTCAAGCCGCAGACCTATATGAACCTAAGCGGAGAGTGCGTCAAGGAAATCATGGACTATTATGGTCTGGACACGGAGGATCTGCTTGTGGCCTACGACGACATAGATTTGGAACCCGGCAAGATAAGGCTTAGGCCAAAAGGAAGCGCAGGGACACACAATGGGATGCGCTCAATAATAAATCATGTGCAAAGTGACGACATTCCCCGACTCAGAATCGGTATTGGGAAACCTGAATTTGGGGATTTGGCTGCCTATGTTCTAGGGAGGTTCTCAGGTGAAGAAAAGGAACTTATGAAAAAAGCCGTTGTAGAGGCTGCGAAAGCTGTGGAATCCTATGTGGAGAAGGATGTCCATGCGGCGATGAACCTCTATAACAGATAA
- the mfd gene encoding transcription-repair coupling factor produces MKDQILNTVKNTTTIKTLHKHYKEGIKRIGVYNCEDSVKSLIMAALSHDKRNHLFICPNEMKARQYTEFINSISKDKAFYLPPEPYHFLFLENRSSEISDERLVVLNEMAHKRGKLIVTTPESLMKKMMTKEAFKKSRISFKVEERIEVESFLETLEALGYERVEQVEKSGEFAARGGIVDIFDPVNPRPFRVEFFDDEIDSIRIFDVQDQKSVEKVEGMRITPAGEIFFPKEIKDKLAKDCVEFMEEYLKKALHDKESKANFRELMEKIKTGTYKNIQSIIPWHEEVLTDLTGWFHKEDRIYLDDAGSFAEIIDEIRSRTEEEFSNLLGKGEAIPKSIEVLHKPDEVMKILEGFKSIEFQKLHKSFGRFPVDVEIDASSREIYSFYGKIGALADQITDWFAKDYHVYVTYETKDQLDALKEMLNGYQIGFSTSQKDFEPDHGSVNMLRSSIKTGFELYNDKSVWLTYSEIFKKETRKKKAKRKKGKKIETFTQLKLGDYIVHDTHGIGVYMGIEQIPIEGIKKDFLHLKYAKGDKLYIPVDQMEAIQVYMSFGDKEPKLNRLDSQEWKKVKGNAKKSVEELARELMEIYATRMSVKGHRYPGDNEWIKEFEEKFPYEETEDQLKAISDVKRDMESDTPMDRLICGDVGYGKTEVAIRAAFKAVMDSKQVAVLVPTTVLAQQHFNNFVQRFSDYPIRIEMLSRFRTKTQQEQIIKDIRKKRVDIVIGTHRLLSKDVVVDDLGLLVIDEEQRFGVKHKEKIKALKSNIDVMTLTATPIPRTLHMSLIGARDMSIIDEPPHNRTPVQTYVMEYNEVIIKDAVEREIARGGQVYYVYNRVKGIEGIGSKISEMVPKARVEVAHGQMGETKLENVMMDFIDHEFDVLVCTTIIESGLDIGRANTMIIENADQMGLSQLYQLRGRVGRSDRLSFAYITYKKDKTLNEVAEKRLKAIKDFTDFGSGFKIAMRDLEIRGAGNILGPQQSGHLLSVGYDMYCRLLEDAVSQLKGETREVKVQTAVELKADAYIPGSYIKSEKQKYELYKKIAGIDSIRDMDEIQEEVIDRYGDIPYSVMNLMNIALVKNTASALGIISIKEISDNIKVVFDEDHYLSPMEIKEIIKTDKLKFNPGEIQMTLMLKSMKDGRKNIAMIGNLLNKIQRLKNGAHPI; encoded by the coding sequence TTGAAGGATCAAATTTTAAACACCGTAAAAAACACAACGACTATAAAAACTCTCCATAAACATTACAAAGAAGGCATAAAAAGAATAGGGGTATACAACTGCGAAGACTCCGTAAAATCTCTTATCATGGCGGCTTTATCTCACGATAAGAGAAATCATCTGTTTATATGCCCAAATGAAATGAAGGCAAGGCAATATACGGAGTTTATCAACAGTATCTCTAAGGATAAAGCTTTTTATTTGCCGCCGGAACCGTATCATTTCTTGTTTCTTGAAAATCGAAGCAGTGAGATAAGCGATGAAAGACTGGTTGTTTTAAATGAGATGGCCCATAAGAGAGGGAAGCTGATAGTCACAACCCCGGAATCTCTGATGAAAAAAATGATGACAAAGGAAGCTTTTAAAAAATCGAGGATTTCATTTAAGGTGGAAGAAAGGATAGAGGTGGAAAGCTTCCTGGAAACACTTGAAGCCTTAGGTTATGAAAGAGTCGAGCAGGTAGAAAAAAGCGGTGAATTTGCGGCCAGAGGCGGTATCGTGGATATCTTCGATCCTGTAAATCCAAGGCCTTTCAGAGTGGAGTTTTTTGACGATGAAATAGATTCCATTCGGATATTTGACGTGCAGGACCAAAAATCGGTGGAAAAAGTCGAAGGAATGAGGATAACTCCCGCCGGGGAGATCTTTTTTCCTAAGGAAATAAAGGACAAGCTGGCTAAAGATTGCGTCGAGTTCATGGAAGAATATTTGAAAAAGGCGCTTCACGACAAAGAGAGCAAGGCGAATTTCCGCGAGCTCATGGAGAAGATAAAGACAGGAACGTATAAAAATATCCAGTCCATAATTCCGTGGCATGAGGAAGTGCTGACCGATCTTACCGGTTGGTTCCACAAAGAAGACAGGATTTACCTAGACGATGCCGGTTCCTTTGCGGAAATCATCGACGAAATAAGAAGCCGGACTGAAGAAGAATTTTCAAACCTATTGGGAAAAGGGGAGGCAATACCTAAGAGTATCGAGGTGCTGCACAAGCCGGATGAGGTCATGAAAATATTGGAGGGTTTCAAGAGCATCGAATTTCAAAAGCTGCACAAGAGCTTCGGAAGATTTCCCGTAGATGTCGAAATCGATGCATCTTCCAGGGAGATATACTCTTTTTACGGTAAGATAGGAGCTTTGGCAGATCAAATAACTGATTGGTTCGCGAAGGATTATCACGTGTATGTTACCTACGAAACAAAAGATCAACTTGATGCTCTTAAGGAGATGCTAAATGGATATCAGATAGGCTTTAGTACAAGCCAAAAGGATTTTGAGCCTGATCATGGCAGCGTCAATATGCTCCGCTCTTCAATTAAGACGGGGTTTGAACTTTATAATGATAAATCAGTATGGCTTACATACAGCGAGATTTTCAAAAAAGAGACCAGGAAGAAAAAGGCGAAGAGGAAAAAGGGCAAAAAAATTGAAACCTTTACTCAGCTTAAGCTAGGAGATTACATTGTTCACGACACCCACGGAATAGGTGTTTACATGGGCATCGAACAGATTCCCATTGAGGGGATTAAAAAGGATTTTTTACATCTGAAATATGCAAAAGGCGACAAGCTCTATATACCCGTAGACCAGATGGAGGCAATACAGGTGTATATGAGCTTTGGAGACAAGGAGCCTAAGCTTAACCGCCTGGATAGCCAGGAGTGGAAAAAAGTAAAGGGCAATGCCAAGAAGTCCGTTGAGGAACTGGCCAGAGAACTGATGGAAATCTATGCTACAAGAATGAGCGTTAAAGGGCATAGATACCCCGGAGACAATGAGTGGATCAAGGAGTTTGAAGAGAAATTTCCCTATGAGGAGACAGAAGATCAGCTTAAAGCTATATCCGATGTCAAAAGGGACATGGAATCAGATACACCCATGGACAGGTTGATTTGCGGCGATGTAGGGTATGGTAAGACCGAAGTAGCTATAAGGGCGGCATTTAAGGCAGTGATGGACAGTAAGCAAGTAGCGGTGCTGGTGCCCACGACGGTATTGGCGCAGCAGCATTTTAACAACTTCGTACAGCGATTTTCGGACTACCCGATAAGAATTGAGATGTTGTCCAGGTTCAGGACCAAAACCCAGCAGGAACAAATCATCAAAGATATAAGGAAAAAAAGGGTGGATATAGTCATAGGAACCCACAGGCTGCTTTCTAAAGATGTGGTTGTTGATGACTTGGGGCTTTTGGTCATCGACGAAGAGCAAAGATTCGGAGTGAAGCACAAGGAAAAGATAAAGGCCCTCAAGAGCAATATAGATGTAATGACGCTGACTGCAACCCCTATACCGAGAACCCTGCATATGTCTTTGATAGGGGCTAGGGATATGAGCATCATCGATGAGCCGCCCCACAACAGAACGCCGGTGCAAACCTACGTAATGGAATACAACGAGGTTATTATCAAGGATGCGGTGGAAAGAGAGATCGCCCGAGGCGGTCAAGTTTACTACGTGTACAATCGAGTTAAAGGGATAGAGGGGATAGGATCAAAGATTTCTGAGATGGTTCCAAAGGCAAGAGTAGAAGTGGCTCATGGACAGATGGGAGAAACCAAGCTGGAAAACGTCATGATGGACTTTATAGACCACGAGTTTGACGTGCTCGTATGCACCACCATCATTGAATCCGGGCTGGACATAGGAAGAGCCAATACGATGATAATCGAAAATGCCGATCAAATGGGCTTATCTCAGCTTTATCAGTTAAGAGGCCGTGTTGGAAGAAGCGACAGACTGTCATTTGCGTACATTACCTATAAGAAGGACAAGACCTTAAACGAAGTCGCTGAGAAAAGATTAAAGGCCATCAAAGACTTCACTGATTTTGGATCGGGCTTTAAAATTGCGATGCGGGACTTGGAAATTCGTGGCGCAGGTAACATTTTGGGGCCTCAACAGTCCGGGCATTTGCTCTCTGTAGGTTATGATATGTATTGTAGGTTGCTCGAAGACGCTGTTAGTCAGCTTAAAGGGGAGACAAGAGAGGTAAAGGTGCAGACTGCCGTAGAGCTGAAGGCAGATGCTTACATCCCCGGATCTTACATTAAAAGCGAAAAGCAAAAGTACGAATTATACAAAAAGATCGCCGGCATAGATTCTATCCGGGATATGGATGAGATACAAGAAGAGGTCATTGATAGATACGGTGACATCCCCTATAGTGTCATGAATCTCATGAATATTGCTCTTGTCAAGAACACCGCATCCGCTTTGGGCATCATTTCCATTAAAGAGATAAGCGATAACATAAAGGTTGTTTTCGATGAGGACCACTACTTGTCTCCTATGGAGATTAAAGAAATAATTAAGACTGATAAGTTAAAATTTAATCCTGGCGAAATTCAGATGACCCTGATGCTGAAGAGCATGAAGGATGGCCGGAAGAATATAGCCATGATCGGAAATTTGCTAAATAAAATTCAGCGTTTAAAAAATGGCGCTCATCCGATATAA
- a CDS encoding SurA N-terminal domain-containing protein: MGKKIIVVLLAALMILATAGCGLIQVDTEKDMERVVIELKDEEILKREFNSYLTYHKMVYELNSYTLPEGDDLDLLKEDILNTISEIRVLKNKALELELEIDSEGLDDETGNYLDSFLETMGEDGYGSFLAENHMDEESFEEFFRSYLEDIRYANAAIENFNSELNENKEEELSKVVMTLDGQEILKDEFYYHLSKLEFDYYVSMGSGLPSDQESLTFIYDELLSKISESRVMYKKALDEGVEVTEDEIGKEVENLEAYFATYFDQEALEGFLSDYYLSLDDYNRLLKEEAVRIVHIEKLQKQLETGIVVTSDEISEYYEDKKSSYDTSSISAKHILTESESYARELMDSISDAESFEEAFEKAQDDENVREASDLGEFTHNQMVTEFADAAFALGKGEVIQEPVKSQYGYHIIYVYDKNEVEIPTLEDKTDEIRQILIAGKVTDEYMSLKDRAMEDADISKEEVKDPFLTYLEELKEEYKVKTYPSRL, encoded by the coding sequence ATGGGTAAAAAGATTATTGTGGTTTTACTGGCTGCCCTAATGATTTTGGCGACAGCGGGATGCGGTCTGATACAGGTGGATACAGAAAAAGATATGGAAAGAGTAGTAATTGAACTGAAAGATGAGGAGATATTGAAAAGGGAGTTTAACAGCTACCTTACTTATCATAAGATGGTTTATGAATTAAACAGTTATACCTTGCCGGAAGGGGACGATCTAGACCTTTTAAAGGAAGATATCTTAAATACCATTTCGGAAATCAGAGTTCTAAAAAACAAAGCATTGGAGTTAGAGCTGGAAATAGATTCGGAAGGACTTGACGATGAGACCGGAAACTATTTAGACAGCTTTTTAGAAACAATGGGAGAAGATGGGTACGGCTCTTTTCTCGCAGAGAACCACATGGACGAGGAGTCTTTCGAGGAGTTTTTCAGATCCTATCTTGAGGATATAAGGTATGCAAATGCCGCGATTGAAAACTTCAACAGCGAACTCAACGAAAATAAAGAAGAAGAGCTGTCAAAAGTGGTTATGACTTTGGATGGCCAAGAGATCCTGAAGGACGAGTTTTACTATCACCTTTCCAAGCTGGAATTCGATTATTATGTCAGTATGGGCTCAGGTCTGCCTTCGGACCAGGAAAGCCTCACATTTATCTATGATGAGCTTCTCAGCAAGATATCCGAATCCAGGGTCATGTATAAGAAGGCTTTAGATGAAGGGGTGGAGGTTACTGAAGATGAGATTGGCAAAGAGGTGGAAAACCTGGAGGCTTATTTTGCCACATACTTCGATCAGGAGGCCTTGGAAGGATTTTTATCGGACTACTACCTAAGCTTGGATGACTACAATAGATTATTGAAAGAAGAGGCAGTCAGGATAGTCCACATAGAAAAGCTTCAGAAGCAGCTGGAAACGGGTATTGTCGTTACGTCGGATGAAATAAGCGAGTACTATGAAGATAAAAAATCAAGCTACGACACAAGCAGCATTTCCGCAAAACACATTTTGACAGAGTCTGAATCTTACGCTCGGGAATTGATGGATTCAATCAGTGACGCTGAAAGCTTTGAAGAAGCTTTTGAAAAAGCCCAGGATGATGAAAATGTAAGAGAGGCATCTGATCTTGGGGAATTCACTCATAACCAGATGGTTACCGAATTTGCAGATGCAGCATTTGCCCTTGGCAAAGGGGAGGTAATACAAGAGCCGGTTAAAAGCCAGTATGGCTATCACATTATTTACGTATATGACAAAAACGAGGTTGAAATCCCTACCTTGGAAGATAAAACCGATGAAATAAGACAAATCCTGATTGCGGGCAAAGTAACGGATGAGTATATGTCTCTCAAGGATCGGGCTATGGAAGATGCGGATATAAGCAAAGAAGAGGTTAAAGATCCATTTTTGACTTATCTTGAAGAGCTTAAGGAGGAGTATAAGGTTAAGACTTATCCCTCGAGATTATAA
- a CDS encoding SurA N-terminal domain-containing protein: MKKTLLTIIILAAFIISGCQSEPSVYARIGENEISKDSFDQYMLLTKISYDLSQAEMPQSGEGLETLKKNILDNMVEGAVLVESAGKLGIEIDEEQALQEAESLLEMVLESYGEDDYQKLLDEYRIDRNDFEDFVKKLSADNQMIYALYERVTEGVEASEEEAYRHYEENIRVYNYSTVHAKGFVFTASNTGEEVQAKLESDEMSMDEAIEAYREDKNVLYADDFGPLYFTDMAEDFAEELFDAGIGDFTGLVESEGLYYLGYVYSRDDMEPAAFEEVESTVYERVLSLKRNEAYEEFFLQEKESYEIEVYYDKL, from the coding sequence ATGAAAAAAACCTTGTTGACCATTATAATTCTTGCAGCATTTATCATCTCCGGCTGTCAGTCAGAGCCTAGTGTCTATGCGAGAATTGGCGAAAATGAGATATCAAAAGATTCCTTTGATCAATACATGTTACTAACTAAAATTAGCTACGACTTATCTCAAGCTGAGATGCCTCAGTCGGGTGAAGGCCTTGAAACCCTAAAGAAGAATATCCTCGACAATATGGTGGAGGGAGCAGTCCTTGTGGAAAGCGCTGGAAAACTAGGCATCGAAATTGACGAGGAACAAGCCTTGCAGGAGGCGGAATCATTGCTTGAGATGGTATTGGAAAGCTACGGAGAAGATGATTACCAAAAGCTCCTAGATGAATACAGAATCGACAGAAATGATTTCGAGGATTTTGTAAAGAAGCTTTCTGCAGACAATCAAATGATATACGCCCTTTACGAAAGGGTCACGGAAGGCGTTGAGGCATCTGAAGAGGAAGCCTACCGGCACTATGAAGAAAATATCCGGGTATACAACTACTCCACTGTGCATGCAAAAGGCTTTGTGTTTACCGCAAGCAATACCGGCGAGGAAGTGCAGGCGAAGCTTGAAAGCGATGAAATGAGCATGGACGAAGCCATCGAGGCTTACAGGGAAGATAAAAATGTTCTTTATGCGGATGACTTCGGACCTTTGTACTTTACAGATATGGCGGAAGATTTCGCGGAGGAACTATTCGATGCAGGCATAGGGGATTTTACCGGACTTGTTGAATCCGAAGGTCTGTATTACCTGGGTTACGTCTACTCAAGGGATGATATGGAGCCTGCAGCGTTTGAAGAAGTTGAGAGCACTGTATACGAGCGGGTGCTATCCTTAAAGAGAAACGAAGCATATGAGGAATTTTTCCTTCAGGAGAAAGAATCATATGAAATTGAAGTTTATTACGACAAACTTTAA
- a CDS encoding putative polysaccharide biosynthesis protein: protein MSRSSYIRGAGIIAIGGIIAKLLGLFFKIPIGRILDSFGYGLYYNSYNIYNLMLTISIIGVPVAISKMIAERASVKNYLGVMNVFKISMLFMLIVGSVASLTLFLGANFIIKIAGWDEGTYYALLGLAFAPFFVSLLSGFRGFFQGMQMMTPTAISQIIEAFARVLLGIGLCIYLTNNFGYAEGAGGASSGALFGAVAAFLFLIFAWYLFIKDFRKKVEKSSGRFAKESNRKLVKRLLQIAIPVTLTSAVVSLFGIVNSFTYVSRLAKAGFDLRQATMMFGDYGLAQTMINVPLTFSTAMSITLVPSISESFVLKNKAAIKHKTELGLRMILLIALPCAVGLSVFSEEIFALLFPNSAFGGGILNYFAFSTVLIMFANTLQSILQGMDKFTLPLKHLIPGLFVNLVFNFIFVSIPEINIYGLVISNMSAYFVIGALNYKSVRKYTNVRINPVQTVLKPVAASAFMGFFGILAYDFLNNWLNNAFSVLISIFLCIIIYMVSLISIKGLTEEELEMFPGRNRLRKFLGKLVRKG, encoded by the coding sequence ATGAGTCGTAGTTCTTATATAAGAGGTGCTGGGATAATTGCTATAGGAGGTATCATCGCAAAGCTCCTGGGACTGTTTTTTAAAATACCTATAGGTAGGATTCTAGACAGTTTCGGTTATGGATTGTATTATAATTCCTATAATATCTACAACCTGATGCTGACCATTTCGATAATAGGAGTTCCTGTGGCGATATCAAAGATGATAGCAGAAAGAGCTTCTGTCAAAAATTATTTGGGAGTAATGAATGTTTTTAAGATATCTATGCTTTTCATGCTCATAGTGGGGAGTGTAGCGTCGTTGACCCTGTTTTTGGGCGCAAACTTCATAATTAAAATAGCGGGGTGGGACGAGGGTACTTATTATGCTCTCCTTGGACTTGCTTTTGCCCCTTTCTTTGTGTCCTTGCTTTCAGGATTTAGAGGTTTTTTTCAAGGCATGCAGATGATGACGCCTACAGCAATATCTCAGATAATAGAGGCATTTGCAAGGGTGCTGCTTGGGATAGGGCTCTGCATTTATCTTACGAATAATTTCGGATATGCCGAAGGTGCAGGAGGTGCCTCTTCGGGAGCTTTGTTTGGAGCAGTGGCGGCATTTTTGTTTTTGATATTTGCCTGGTATTTATTCATAAAGGATTTCCGAAAGAAAGTGGAAAAAAGCAGCGGCAGGTTTGCGAAGGAATCCAACAGAAAGCTCGTAAAGAGGCTGCTGCAGATAGCGATACCTGTTACACTGACTTCTGCGGTGGTATCTCTGTTTGGAATCGTAAATTCATTTACGTACGTTTCAAGGCTGGCAAAGGCAGGATTTGATCTTAGACAGGCTACAATGATGTTTGGTGATTATGGACTTGCCCAGACGATGATAAACGTTCCCTTGACCTTCAGCACTGCGATGTCCATAACTCTGGTGCCTTCCATCAGCGAGTCCTTTGTTCTGAAAAACAAGGCCGCTATAAAGCACAAGACAGAACTGGGTCTTAGGATGATTCTATTAATAGCTTTGCCTTGTGCTGTGGGACTTTCTGTATTTTCCGAGGAGATATTCGCTCTGCTTTTTCCCAATAGCGCGTTCGGAGGAGGCATACTGAATTACTTTGCTTTTAGTACCGTTTTGATTATGTTTGCCAATACGCTACAGAGTATCCTTCAGGGAATGGACAAGTTCACATTGCCTCTAAAGCATTTGATACCGGGGCTCTTTGTGAATTTAGTGTTTAACTTCATCTTTGTATCCATCCCGGAAATTAATATTTACGGCCTGGTAATAAGCAATATGTCTGCCTATTTTGTGATTGGAGCTCTCAATTACAAGAGTGTAAGGAAGTATACGAACGTAAGGATAAACCCTGTCCAAACAGTGTTAAAACCTGTTGCGGCATCGGCGTTTATGGGTTTTTTCGGAATTTTGGCCTATGATTTCCTCAATAATTGGTTAAATAACGCCTTTTCGGTTTTAATTTCTATTTTTTTATGTATAATAATATATATGGTCAGCCTTATATCTATAAAAGGCCTAACGGAAGAAGAACTAGAGATGTTTCCTGGCCGCAACAGGTTGAGAAAATTTTTGGGGAAACTGGTTAGAAAGGGTTAA